One Stigmatopora argus isolate UIUO_Sarg chromosome 20, RoL_Sarg_1.0, whole genome shotgun sequence genomic region harbors:
- the LOC144066195 gene encoding cysteine and histidine-rich domain-containing protein 1 isoform X2, protein MVLLCYNKGCGQTFDADDNEDGSCLFHPGNPIFHDALKGWSCCRKRTTDFSEFLSIQGCTRGRHNGEKSCQPLLPGVSSEKADGQKSPSDVIYRGPKSSEKMRKERPSSDEPKTKLPFKVAASLMKELEKLNVRERAETEKKESQAVVQGTRCKNSGCKTVYMGLATESQICTHHPGGPVFHEGYKYWSCCCIRTADFNAFLDQKGCTAGKHRWIPKQDKKTVACRHDWHQTPDGVVVTIYAKNADPELSCVEANGAVVTCHVQFESDKIFKRDFHLWGAVHVQGSVVNVVQSKVEIALRKADRVTWGKLEDPDRKSEPESAEAEDDPEWRCPDWDDDDISDSDEEWAGDGAAAAPVKETRAEVEPEDVHDVKRKAVEQEVREAVEVKQRAEEERAELRRQQEEEDGDEEMPELE, encoded by the exons ATGGTTCTGCTGTGCTACAACAAAGGTTGTGGGCAGACGTTCGACGCGGACGACAACGAGGACG GTTCCTGCCTCTTCCATCCCGGGAACCCCATCTTCCACGATGCCCTGAAG GGTTGGTCGTGTTGCCGCAAGAGGACCACGGACTTTTCGGAATTTCTCTCCATCCAG GGCTGCACCCGTGGGCGCCACAATGGCGAGAAATCGTGCCAACCTCTGCTGCCGGGGGTGTCTTCCGAGAAAGCCGACGGCCAAAAGAGCCCCTCCGACGTCATCTATCGGGGACCCAAGTCTTCCGAGAAGATGCGCAAAGAAAGACCGAG CTCCGACGAACCCAAGACCAAATTGCCCTTCAAGGTGGCGGCGTCGCTGATGAAGGAACTGGAGAAACTGAACGTGAGGGAGAGGGCCGAAACGGAGAAGAAAG AGAGCCAAGCTGTGGTCCAAGGCACGCGATGCAAGAATTCCGGCTGTAAAACG GTCTACATGGGTCTGGCAACGGAGTCGCAGATCTGCACGCACCACCCCGGCGGCCCGGTCTTCCACGAGGG CTACAAGTACTGGAGCTGCTGCTGCATCAGGACCGCCGACTTCAACGCCTTCCTAGACCAGAAAGGCTGCACTGCTGGGAAACACCGCTGGATCCCCAAGCAG GATAAGAAAACGGTGGCGTGCCGACACGACTGGCACCAGACGCCCGACGGCGTGGTGGTGACCATCTACGCCAAGAACGCCGACCCCGAGTTGAGCTGCGTGGAGGCCAACGGGGCCGTGGTGACCTGTCACGTCCAGTTCGAGAGCGACAAGATTTTCAAGAGGGACTTCCATCTTTGGGGG GCGGTCCACGTCCAAGGGAGCGTCGTCAACGTGGTCCAGTCCAAAGTGGAGATCGCCCTGCGCAAAGCTGACCGGGTGACCTGGGGTAAGCTGGAGGACCCGGACCGCAAGTCCGAGCCCGAGTCCGCCGAGGCCGAGGACGACCCGGAGTGGCGATGTCCCGACTGGGACGACGACGACATTAGCGACTCGGACGAAGAGTGGGCCGGCGacggggcggcggcggcccccGTGAAGGAGACCAGGGCCGAGGTGGAGCCGGAAGACGTCCACGACGTGAAGAGGAAGGCTGTGGAGCAGGAGGTGAGAGAGGCCGTGGAGGTCAAGCAGCGAGCTGAGGAGGAGAGGGCGGAGCTGAGGAGACAACAGGAAGAAGAGGATGGGGATGAAGAAATGCCAGAGCTGGAgtga
- the LOC144066195 gene encoding cysteine and histidine-rich domain-containing protein 1 isoform X1 gives MVLLCYNKGCGQTFDADDNEDGECTFVPWSVGLTPRFCLLPQGSCLFHPGNPIFHDALKGWSCCRKRTTDFSEFLSIQGCTRGRHNGEKSCQPLLPGVSSEKADGQKSPSDVIYRGPKSSEKMRKERPSSDEPKTKLPFKVAASLMKELEKLNVRERAETEKKESQAVVQGTRCKNSGCKTVYMGLATESQICTHHPGGPVFHEGYKYWSCCCIRTADFNAFLDQKGCTAGKHRWIPKQDKKTVACRHDWHQTPDGVVVTIYAKNADPELSCVEANGAVVTCHVQFESDKIFKRDFHLWGAVHVQGSVVNVVQSKVEIALRKADRVTWGKLEDPDRKSEPESAEAEDDPEWRCPDWDDDDISDSDEEWAGDGAAAAPVKETRAEVEPEDVHDVKRKAVEQEVREAVEVKQRAEEERAELRRQQEEEDGDEEMPELE, from the exons ATGGTTCTGCTGTGCTACAACAAAGGTTGTGGGCAGACGTTCGACGCGGACGACAACGAGGACGGTGAGTGTACATTTGTTCCGTGGAGCGTTGGCCTCACGCCGCGCTTTTGTCTTTTGCCTCAAGGTTCCTGCCTCTTCCATCCCGGGAACCCCATCTTCCACGATGCCCTGAAG GGTTGGTCGTGTTGCCGCAAGAGGACCACGGACTTTTCGGAATTTCTCTCCATCCAG GGCTGCACCCGTGGGCGCCACAATGGCGAGAAATCGTGCCAACCTCTGCTGCCGGGGGTGTCTTCCGAGAAAGCCGACGGCCAAAAGAGCCCCTCCGACGTCATCTATCGGGGACCCAAGTCTTCCGAGAAGATGCGCAAAGAAAGACCGAG CTCCGACGAACCCAAGACCAAATTGCCCTTCAAGGTGGCGGCGTCGCTGATGAAGGAACTGGAGAAACTGAACGTGAGGGAGAGGGCCGAAACGGAGAAGAAAG AGAGCCAAGCTGTGGTCCAAGGCACGCGATGCAAGAATTCCGGCTGTAAAACG GTCTACATGGGTCTGGCAACGGAGTCGCAGATCTGCACGCACCACCCCGGCGGCCCGGTCTTCCACGAGGG CTACAAGTACTGGAGCTGCTGCTGCATCAGGACCGCCGACTTCAACGCCTTCCTAGACCAGAAAGGCTGCACTGCTGGGAAACACCGCTGGATCCCCAAGCAG GATAAGAAAACGGTGGCGTGCCGACACGACTGGCACCAGACGCCCGACGGCGTGGTGGTGACCATCTACGCCAAGAACGCCGACCCCGAGTTGAGCTGCGTGGAGGCCAACGGGGCCGTGGTGACCTGTCACGTCCAGTTCGAGAGCGACAAGATTTTCAAGAGGGACTTCCATCTTTGGGGG GCGGTCCACGTCCAAGGGAGCGTCGTCAACGTGGTCCAGTCCAAAGTGGAGATCGCCCTGCGCAAAGCTGACCGGGTGACCTGGGGTAAGCTGGAGGACCCGGACCGCAAGTCCGAGCCCGAGTCCGCCGAGGCCGAGGACGACCCGGAGTGGCGATGTCCCGACTGGGACGACGACGACATTAGCGACTCGGACGAAGAGTGGGCCGGCGacggggcggcggcggcccccGTGAAGGAGACCAGGGCCGAGGTGGAGCCGGAAGACGTCCACGACGTGAAGAGGAAGGCTGTGGAGCAGGAGGTGAGAGAGGCCGTGGAGGTCAAGCAGCGAGCTGAGGAGGAGAGGGCGGAGCTGAGGAGACAACAGGAAGAAGAGGATGGGGATGAAGAAATGCCAGAGCTGGAgtga